A single Tamandua tetradactyla isolate mTamTet1 chromosome X, mTamTet1.pri, whole genome shotgun sequence DNA region contains:
- the LOC143671738 gene encoding uncharacterized protein LOC143671738, protein MVIGYPIQNPNKSFPLDNGEYSLEKDLQNSREVTHFLDSQTGFHLERENEENTSKPIKLEDTYSSIFTLEGTPIHDPISQKYYKHLKYQHEIHPDDLHSDVTKLVDDQSYFLGEKPEVSNLEETLNPSPRVQKYRLRKPLNSQSVECFAQNSHVLRNQKSHSGKVLHKCPECGDSFLRISDLSRHQRLHTGERPYQCTVCKKQLAGQASLRAHQKRHSEVETYKCLECGKNFRHRCSLKRHVTTHTGEKPHRCESCGKSFFQLTTLTLHQRTHTKEKPFKCSYCGKTFTQKSTLVTHLRIHTGEKPYKCNHCSKCFRQRTSLIVHQASHFKKDNFKGC, encoded by the exons AGCTTCCCATTGGACAACGGTGAATACTCATTGGAGAAGGATTTACAGAATTCCAGAGAAGTGACACACTTTCTTGACTCTCAGACAG gcTTTCATCtcgagagagaaaatgaagaaaatacttcaaaaccGATAAAGCTAGAGGATACATATTCATCTATTTTTACCTTAGAGGGTACCCCTATCCATGACCccatttcacaaaaatattacaaacactTGAAATATCAACATGAAATCCACCCAGATGATCTACACTCAGATGTCACAAAGCTTGTAGATGATCAGAGCTACTTTCTAGGAGAAAAACCTGAGGTCTCTAACCTGGAAGAAACTCTCAATCCTAGTCCCCGAGTACAAAAGTATCGACTTCGGAAACCCCTTAATTCTCAGAGTGTAGAATGTTTTGCTCAGAATTCACACGTTTTGAGGAACCAGAAATCCCATTCAGGCAAAGTACTTCATAAGTGCCCTGAATGTGGGGATAGTTTCCTTCGTATTTCAGATCTTTCTAGACACCAACGACTTCACACAGGGGAGAGACCCTATCAGTGCACTGTATGTAAAAAGCAATTGGCTGGACAGGCATCCCTTAGAGCACATCAAAAAAGACATTCTGAAGTTGAAACTtataaatgcctagagtgtggcAAGAATTTTCGTCATAGATGCAGTCTTAAAAGACATGTGACAACTCATACAGGTGAAAAACCTCATAGATGTGAGAGTTGTGGGAAAAGTTTTTTTCAACTAACAACTCTTACTTTGCACCAGAGAACTCACACTAAAGAGAAGCCTTTTAAATGCAGTTACTGTGGGAAAACCTTTACACAGAAGTCAACCCTTGTGACACATTTAAGAATTCATACAGGGGAGAAGCCATACAAGTGTAATCATTGTTCTAAATGTTTCAGACAGAGGACAagcttgattgtacaccaagccAGTCACTTTAAAAAAGATAACTTTAAGGGTTGTTGA